In Arachis hypogaea cultivar Tifrunner chromosome 2, arahy.Tifrunner.gnm2.J5K5, whole genome shotgun sequence, a genomic segment contains:
- the LOC140176740 gene encoding uncharacterized protein yields MVKNASMLCHLFSEVIEWIGPKDIMHVVTDNATNYVAAGRLINQKYENIYWSPCAAHCLNLILKYISSMAHISNLVSCALKIISIVDKKADLQALVVDSFFTGHKLGMSANGRTVSAIILDSMFWDDYFTICEIMGPLIELLKIVDADDKPSLGYVYDGMIRAEDAIKDMFKQNKTAYQPYTDIIN; encoded by the exons TTGAATGGATTGGCCCTAAAGATATTATGCATGTTGTGACTGATAATGCGACCAATTATGTTGCTGCTGGTAGGCTTATCAATCAGAAATATGAGAATATCTATTGGTCACCATGTGCTGCTCATTGCCTTAATCTTATTCTAAAATATATAAGCAGTATGGCGCATATTTCTAATCTTGTATCATGTGCATTAAAGATTATA AGCATCGTTGATAAGAAAGCGGATTTGCAAGCATTGGTTGTAGATTCATTTTTTACTGGTCACAAATTAGGAATGAGTGCTAATGGTAGGACTGTGAGTGCTATTATTTTGGATAGCATGTTTTGGGATGATTATTTTACTATATGTGAAATTATGGGTCCTTTGATTGAATTGCTTAAGATTGTTGATGCTGATGATAAACCATCTTTAGGATATGTATATGACGGAATGATAAGAGCAGAAGATGCAATTAAAGATATGTTTAAGCAAAACAAGACTGCATATCAGCCATACACAGATATTATCAACTGA